One Dreissena polymorpha isolate Duluth1 chromosome 9, UMN_Dpol_1.0, whole genome shotgun sequence genomic window carries:
- the LOC127844871 gene encoding uncharacterized protein LOC127844871 — translation MAAGKVEYDHVSKPPVKKHDIKSLDLAFVMDATGSMGSYIESAKNNICKIVEEIVASEKSDVRLALVNYRDHPPQESSFVTEVHDFTTSPGTMKSWLRNTSATGGGDTPEAVADALHDSLKLSWREEATKICVCISDAPPHGLGCSNDGFPEGCPAGIDPIEAVHQMAGKGITLYVVGCEPSITPYKNFFMAIAFTTGGQYVPLIKAQVLCQVIVGGAREEMSLERLMEEVNEEVQADLAAGLAIDEDDMTKRVHAKMAFKGIRSTQLQRNKAELSSAHDNEAASKLSKLTNLKDVRKEFKPNHTAGLTPRSAPRGMGYRMRSARMPTGSCTMDEYEDTVEGVAIEDTYEAAEMPITVAQASRMVRKCVARCVPK, via the coding sequence atggcagcTGGGAAAGTTGAATACGATCACGTTTCCAAGCCACCAGTGAAGAAACATGACATTAAGTCGCTGGATTTAGCATTCGTTATGGACGCTACGGGCAGTATGGGATCCTACATCGAATCGGCgaaaaacaacatttgtaaaattgttgAAGAAATAGTGGCCAGTGAAAAGAGCGACGTGCGCCTGGCGTTGGTGAACTACCGTGATCACCCGCCACAGGAAAGTTCATTCGTGACGGAAGTGCATGATTTTACTACCTCACCGGGAACAATGAAGAGTTGGCTGAGAAACACGAGCGCCACGGGCGGCGGCGATACCCCAGAGGCGGTGGCAGACGCACTCCACGATTCACTGAAACTCAGCTGGAGGGAAGAAGCCACAAAGATCTGTGTCTGTATATCGGATGCACCGCCACACGGATTAGGATGTAGCAACGACGGTTTCCCGGAAGGATGCCCCGCAGGTATTGACCCGATTGAAGCTGTTCACCAAATGGCGGGAAAAGGTATCACACTCTATGTGGTTGGATGCGAACCGAGTATCACGCCATATAAAAACTTTTTTATGGCCATAGCGTTCACAACGGGCGGTCAGTACGTTCCACTCATCAAGGCACAGGTGTTGTGCCAGGTGATCGTGGGAGGGGCGCGAGAAGAGATGAGCTTGGAGCGACTGATGGAGGAAGTGAATGAGGAAGTGCAAGCGGATCTCGCAGCTGGGCTCGCTATAGACGAGGACGACATGACAAAAAGGGTTCACGCAAAGATGGCTTTTAAGGGTATCCGCTCGACTCAACTTCAGCGCAATAAAGCCGAACTGTCCAGCGCTCATGATAATGAAGCCGCTAGCAAATTGTCCAAACTAACCAACCTAAAAGACGTGCGGAAAGAATTTAAACCTAATCATACTGCGGGTTTGACACCACGTTCAGCACCACGCGGGATGGGATACAGGATGCGATCGGCACGAATGCCGACCGGAAGTTGCACGATGGACGAGTATGAAGATACGGTCGAAGGTGTCGCCATAGAAGATACTTACGAGGCCGCTGAGATGCCGATCACTGTTGCGCAGGCCAGCCGAATGGTGCGGAAGTGTGTAGCGAGATGCGTGCCCAAGTAG